The Zingiber officinale cultivar Zhangliang chromosome 10A, Zo_v1.1, whole genome shotgun sequence genome contains a region encoding:
- the LOC122027106 gene encoding putative disease resistance RPP13-like protein 1 — translation MATDLGTWIRSLLNRSLTSPLPCDPPSSVEADLEKLKTILHRIHAVLYDAERRDIQYKSDQLRQKELKELAYDAEDVLDYYHYHILQSRAKAKASHKRKRDEEVLVDLTISSPQLSTCFTCINGKIGELDEIYEAGNVEKLDEISRQIKKIYDRFTEIVESSIQFSFTQLDGEHIIEGSRHPPVASSMVNESCIFGREREKKELINLLLSENREENVSVICISGMAGKGKTTLAQIAYNNDRVRKHFDRKGWVGVPLDFDITKLTKSVLEAVTENACGLTELSTLQHALKNELWKKKVLLVLDNVWNVSSSNWESFLMPFVDAENVRIVITTRYEVVTEITQSQPYPLGELADVECWSLFTYYAFGGRNSRQAELCEIGEKIVQKCGRLPLAIKALACLLRNDTEVKCWDEVLKSEIWELEKENEILPALMLSYKYLPIHLKPLFLFCSMFPKGYLFEKDELVRFWMAHNYIQPRRCKRVEDVGQECFNELKERSFFDVVAETTKYKMHDMIRSLGQSIANKEFQAALSKDHADISDDVRHLFVKGKGEVVESLCFKKPNVLRTLLYERLDVGVPRIPRALPKLRCLQHVFTDSTHESNSSYFPDLIHLRYLRVYNKEFGRFPESICQLYNLQSLILDYCGDLEELPDGVGNLVNLRYIGLSSLNIARLPDSICQLSNLQKLKLNDCRKIKELPNGINNLFHLRELTLCEMEISELPDSVCLLTNLQVLNLSGCGNFSGLPKDIGNLSNLYTLEVTKTEIQELPESFCRLAKLQKLSLSGNWKLKDLPSNFGKLASLNYLELNDVGITLLPKCIVDLSLRYLRFSAVY, via the coding sequence ATGGCGACTGATTTGGGCACTTGGATCCGGTCTCTGCTCAATCGATCTCTCACTTCGCCTCTGCCCTGCGATCCGCCATCTTCCGTCGAAGCAGATTTGGAAAAGCTGAAGACGATCCTGCATCGGATTCACGCGGTGCTCTACGACGCAGAGAGAAGGGACATCCAGTACAAGAGCGACCAGCTCCGGCAGAAGGAGCTCAAGGAGTTGGCCTACGACGCGGAGGACGTCCTCGACTACTACCATTACCACATACTCCAGTCCCGAGCGAAGGCAAAGGCTTCTCACAAGAGGAAACGAGATGAAGAGGTACTCGTTGACTTGACTATTTCCTCCCCCCAATTAAGCACATGCTTTACTTGTATCAATGGAAAAATTGGAGAGCTCGATGAAATTTACGAAGCTGGAAACGTCGAAAAGCTTGATGAAATCTCACGTCAGATTAAGAAGATTTATGATAGGTTCACTGAAATAGTAGAATCTAGCATTCAGTTTTCTTTCACACAACTTGATGGAGAGCATATAATCGAGGGAAGTAGGCATCCGCCAGTCGCCAGTTCGATGGTCAATGAATCTTGCATCTTTGGAAGGGAGAGGGAGAAAAAAGAGCTGATCAATTTACTCCTGTCTGAGAACAGAGAGGAAAATGTTTCTGTTATTTGTATCTCCGGTATGGCGGGCAAAGGGAAAACCACACTCGCTCAGATTGCTTACAACAACGATCGGGTTCGTAAACACTTTGATCGAAAGGGTTGGGTTGGTGTGCCCCTGGATTTCGACATCACAAAACTAACCAAGTCAGTCCTGGAGGCTGTTACTGAAAATGCATGCGGCCTTACTGAGCTCAGCACGCTGCAGCATGCTCTGAAGAACGAACTGTGGAAGAAGAAAGTGTTGCTTGTCCTGGACAACGTGTGGAATGTGTCAAGTAGCAATTGGGAGTCCTTTCTTATGCCATTTGTTGATGCAGAAAACGTAAGAATCGTTATAACTACGAGGTACGAAGTGGTGACCGAGATCACGCAGAGTCAACCGTATCCTCTTGGTGAGTTGGCCGATGTTGAGTGCTGGTCTTTGTTCACTTACTATGCATTTGGCGGTCGGAATTCAAGACAAGCAGAATTGTGCGAAATTGGCGAGAAGATTGTTCAGAAGTGCGGCCGCTTGCCATTGGCCATCAAAGCTCTTGCATGTCTTCTCCGGAACGACACAGAAGTAAAATGTTGGGATGAAGTCTTGAAAAGTGAGATATGGGAATTAGAGAAAGAGAATGAAATCCTACCGGCTCTTATGTTGAGCTACAAGTACTTGCCAATCCATCTGAAGCCTTTGTTCTTGTTTTGTTCAATGTTTCCCAAGGGCTATCTGTTCGAGAAGGATGAGTTGGTGAGGTTTTGGATGGCACACAATTACATCCAGCCCAGAAGATGTAAAAGAGTGGAAGATGTTGGTCAGGAGTGCTTCAATGAGTTGAAGGAGAGATCTTTCTTTGATGTTGTTGCCGAAACTACCAAGTACAAAATGCATGACATGATCCGTAGCCTAGGGCAATCAATTGCAAACAAAGAATTCCAGGCAGCACTGAGCAAGGACCATGCTGATATCTCAGATGATGTTCGACACTTGTTTGTGAAAGGCAAGGGGGAAGTAGTAGAATCCCTCTGCTTCAAGAAACCAAATGTCTTGCGAACATTGTTATACGAACGTCTTGATGTCGGTGTTCCAAGAATTCCACGGGCTTTGCCAAAGCTGAGGTGTTTGCAACATGTATTTACCGATTCAACCCATgaatcaaattcttcttatttccCTGACCTCATTCACTTGCGCTACCTTCGAGTGTACAACAAAGAATTTGGACGGTTCCCAGAATCAATATGTCAGCTTTACAACCTGCAGAGCTTGATCCTTGACTACTGTGGAGATCTCGAAGAGCTACCTGACGGTGTAGGGAATCTTGTTAACCTCCGTTACATTGGACTCTCGAGTTTGAATATCGCAAGACTTCCTGATTCCATATGTCAGCTATCCAACTTGCAAAAGTTGAAGTTGAATGACTGCAGAAAGATTAAAGAGCTACCAAATGGTATCAACAATCTTTTTCACCTTCGCGAACTGACACTTTGTGAGATGGAGATAAGCGAGTTACCGGATTCTGTATGTCTATTGACGAACCTACAAGTTTTGAATCTGAGTGGTTGCGGTAACTTTTCTGGATTACCAAAAGACattggaaatctttccaatctTTACACCCTTGAAGTCACCAAAACTGAGATCCAGGAACTGCCTGAATCCTTCTGCAGGCTGGCTAAACTCCAGAAATTGAGTTTGTCTGGTAATTGGAAACTGAAAGATTTACCCAGCAATTTTGGAAAACTTGCTAGCCTCAATTACCTTGAACTAAATGATGTTGGAATAACATTGCTGCCGAAATGCATAGTTGACCTCTCCTTACGATATTTGAGATTCAGTGCAGTTTACTGA